A DNA window from Gemmobacter fulvus contains the following coding sequences:
- a CDS encoding alpha/beta hydrolase → MMTEDQNMNAADQSAAGIDRRRLLQLGGISLAALGATGLAAPAHAEDTGWDKTFPKSDAVEHRKVSFTNRYGIALSGDLYLPKDAAGPLPALAVAGPFGAVKEQSAGLYAQTMAERGYVSLAFDPSFVGESGGPGYPVASPDINTEDFSAAVDHLGQQTLVDRNRIGVIGICGFAGMALNAAASDTRIRAVATTSMYDMSRVMARGYNDSTTPEQRAAALEQMSQQRWADAENGNPALAGGLPDTLDGVDNPVVQMYFEYYKTDRGFHLRSVNSTTGWTVTSAMSFMNMPLLTYIAEITPRPVLLIAGENAHSRYFSEDAFAAAAEPKELMIIDGADHVDLYDQTDIIPFDRLQAFFGQHLA, encoded by the coding sequence ATGATGACAGAAGACCAGAATATGAATGCAGCCGATCAGTCCGCCGCCGGTATCGACCGCCGCCGCCTGCTGCAACTGGGCGGCATCAGCCTTGCGGCGCTTGGTGCAACCGGGCTTGCCGCCCCTGCGCACGCCGAAGACACGGGTTGGGACAAGACCTTCCCGAAGAGCGATGCGGTTGAACACCGGAAAGTTTCATTCACCAACCGCTATGGCATCGCCCTTTCAGGTGATCTTTACCTTCCGAAAGATGCCGCTGGCCCCCTGCCCGCGCTCGCGGTGGCCGGCCCCTTCGGCGCGGTGAAAGAGCAATCTGCCGGGCTCTATGCCCAGACCATGGCGGAGCGCGGTTATGTGAGCCTCGCCTTCGATCCCTCTTTCGTTGGCGAAAGTGGCGGCCCCGGGTATCCGGTCGCCTCACCCGACATCAACACCGAAGATTTCAGCGCCGCCGTTGATCATCTCGGCCAGCAGACTTTGGTCGACCGCAACCGGATCGGCGTGATCGGTATCTGTGGCTTTGCCGGTATGGCGCTGAATGCTGCCGCTTCGGACACAAGGATCCGGGCGGTGGCGACCACCAGCATGTATGACATGTCGCGCGTCATGGCGCGGGGCTATAATGACAGCACCACCCCGGAGCAGCGCGCAGCGGCTCTGGAACAGATGAGCCAGCAACGCTGGGCGGATGCCGAGAATGGCAACCCGGCGCTCGCCGGTGGCCTGCCTGACACGCTGGACGGCGTCGACAACCCGGTCGTGCAGATGTATTTCGAATATTACAAGACGGATCGCGGCTTCCATCTGCGCTCGGTCAACTCGACGACCGGTTGGACGGTGACCAGCGCCATGTCCTTCATGAATATGCCGCTTCTGACCTATATCGCTGAGATCACGCCGCGTCCGGTATTGCTGATTGCTGGTGAGAACGCCCATTCGCGTTACTTCAGCGAGGATGCTTTCGCCGCCGCTGCTGAACCAAAGGAGCTGATGATCATCGACGGGGCCGATCACGTCGATCTTTATGACCAGACCGACATCATTCCCTTCGACAGGCTGCAAGCCTTCTTCGGGCAGCATCTGGCCTGA
- a CDS encoding NAD(P)-dependent alcohol dehydrogenase, producing MVVKAYGAAAGDKPVAPLNITRRAHGAHDVQIEILYCGICHSDLHQARGEWAGTLYPCVPGHEIVGRVAAVGGHVTSHKPGDLVGVGCVVDSCQHCAECDDGFENYCNGMIGTYNAPTPDAPGHTLGGYSQEVVVHERYVLKITHPEDQLAAVAPLLCAGITTYSPLRHWNVGPGKKVGVVGIGGLGHMGIKLAHAMGAHVVAFTTSEGKRADAKALGADEVVVSRNAKEMAAQAASLDFILNTVAAPHDLDAFLALLKRDGTMVLVGAPASPHPSPNVFNFIMRRRSLAGSMIGGIPETQEMLDFCAKHGITSEIEMIRADEIEPAYERMLKGDVKYRFVMDIATM from the coding sequence ATGGTCGTGAAAGCCTATGGTGCCGCGGCAGGCGATAAGCCGGTGGCCCCCCTCAACATCACCCGCCGCGCGCACGGCGCGCATGATGTGCAGATCGAGATCCTCTATTGCGGCATCTGCCATTCCGACCTGCATCAGGCGCGGGGCGAATGGGCGGGCACGCTTTACCCCTGCGTTCCCGGTCATGAGATCGTGGGCCGCGTGGCGGCTGTCGGCGGTCATGTCACCAGCCACAAGCCCGGCGATCTGGTCGGTGTCGGCTGCGTCGTCGACAGCTGCCAGCATTGCGCCGAATGCGATGACGGGTTCGAAAATTACTGCAACGGCATGATCGGCACCTATAATGCGCCCACGCCCGACGCGCCCGGCCATACCCTTGGCGGCTATTCGCAAGAGGTGGTGGTGCATGAACGCTATGTGCTGAAGATCACCCACCCCGAGGACCAACTGGCCGCCGTCGCTCCGCTGCTGTGCGCCGGGATCACCACCTACTCGCCGCTGCGCCACTGGAATGTGGGGCCGGGCAAGAAAGTCGGCGTAGTGGGCATCGGTGGCCTCGGCCATATGGGCATCAAGCTGGCTCATGCGATGGGTGCGCATGTGGTGGCCTTCACCACATCGGAAGGCAAGCGCGCGGATGCCAAGGCGCTTGGCGCGGATGAGGTGGTCGTCTCGCGCAATGCGAAAGAGATGGCAGCCCAGGCCGCCAGCCTCGATTTCATCCTGAACACGGTCGCCGCGCCGCATGATCTGGATGCGTTCCTCGCGCTGCTGAAACGCGACGGCACCATGGTGCTGGTCGGCGCGCCGGCAAGCCCGCACCCTTCGCCCAATGTGTTCAACTTCATCATGCGCCGCCGCAGCCTCGCGGGTTCGATGATCGGCGGCATTCCGGAAACCCAGGAGATGCTAGATTTCTGCGCCAAGCATGGGATCACATCGGAGATCGAAATGATCCGTGCCGATGAGATCGAACCAGCCTATGAGCGGATGCTGAAGGGCGACGTGAAATACCGCTTCGTCATGGATATAGCCACGATGTAA
- a CDS encoding (R)-mandelonitrile lyase, which yields MDIFRAGHMPSRKGPADWFTGQVRIDALFNPAAPDRVQGASVTFEPGARTAWHTHPLGQTLIVTAGIGRVQHEGGAIDEIRPGDVVWFAPGERHWHGAGPDTAMTHIAIQEVLDGKVVDWLEHVTDAEYGG from the coding sequence ATGGACATCTTTCGCGCAGGCCACATGCCGTCTCGCAAGGGGCCAGCGGACTGGTTCACCGGGCAGGTCCGGATTGATGCCCTGTTCAACCCCGCCGCCCCTGATCGGGTCCAGGGGGCCAGCGTCACCTTTGAACCCGGCGCCCGCACCGCCTGGCACACGCATCCGCTGGGCCAGACGCTGATCGTGACGGCGGGCATCGGTCGGGTGCAGCACGAAGGTGGTGCGATTGACGAGATCCGCCCCGGGGATGTGGTCTGGTTCGCCCCGGGCGAGCGTCACTGGCACGGCGCCGGGCCGGACACTGCCATGACCCATATCGCGATCCAGGAGGTGCTGGACGGCAAGGTGGTCGACTGGCTCGAACATGTGACTGACGCCGAATACGGCGGCTGA
- a CDS encoding Lrp/AsnC family transcriptional regulator, with product MTIVPHHVEIRFHIFPVSWNFMPKVDLSDADCRLLRALQRNGRASTQDLAETSGLTSSPAWRRIKRLEDLGVIASHVALLDRHKLGLTVLAYVQVSLTDHTEPTVSRFDAFVQGNPQVMECARVTGSFDYMVKVVAADAEGLETFLMRHLLSLGIVRTASTSFVLRQIKATTELPLDQS from the coding sequence ATGACCATCGTCCCGCATCATGTGGAAATCAGATTCCACATTTTCCCAGTTTCTTGGAATTTTATGCCCAAAGTTGATCTATCAGACGCTGACTGTCGTCTGCTACGTGCCCTACAGCGCAATGGTCGTGCCTCGACGCAAGATCTGGCCGAGACGTCTGGCCTTACGTCCTCACCCGCCTGGCGCAGGATAAAGCGGCTTGAAGATCTGGGGGTCATCGCCAGTCATGTTGCACTGCTGGACCGGCACAAACTGGGTCTGACTGTCTTGGCCTACGTCCAGGTTTCACTGACTGACCACACCGAGCCGACAGTGAGCCGCTTTGATGCTTTCGTTCAGGGCAATCCCCAAGTCATGGAATGTGCACGCGTCACTGGGAGCTTCGACTACATGGTTAAGGTCGTCGCCGCAGACGCCGAGGGGTTGGAAACATTTTTAATGCGGCACCTCTTGTCACTTGGCATTGTTCGGACGGCATCGACCAGTTTTGTCCTGCGCCAGATCAAGGCGACAACCGAGCTGCCCCTCGATCAAAGTTAG
- a CDS encoding cyclophilin-like fold protein: MMNRRHLLAGAALLWPALVHAQRSAPMRLRCRFADQDFSCLMEDNATSRDLISLLPLDLVIEDFSGNEKLAHLPRRLDETGRQPITAEAPGDLCYFRGWGNLAFFHADYTYRDDLILLGRIEGGVAPLLVRGKHPLHLSLVS; this comes from the coding sequence ATGATGAACCGACGCCATCTGCTTGCCGGTGCCGCCCTTCTCTGGCCCGCCCTCGTCCATGCCCAAAGGAGCGCCCCGATGCGCCTGCGCTGCCGCTTTGCCGATCAGGATTTCAGCTGTCTGATGGAGGATAACGCCACGAGCCGCGACCTGATCTCGCTTCTGCCGTTGGACCTGGTGATCGAGGATTTCTCGGGCAATGAGAAACTGGCCCACCTGCCGCGCCGCCTTGATGAGACCGGGCGGCAGCCGATCACGGCAGAGGCCCCGGGCGATCTGTGCTATTTCCGGGGCTGGGGCAATCTGGCGTTTTTCCATGCTGACTACACCTATCGCGACGATCTGATCCTGTTGGGCCGGATCGAAGGCGGGGTGGCACCGCTTCTCGTCAGGGGCAAGCATCCGCTGCACCTGAGCCTCGTTTCCTGA
- a CDS encoding LysR family transcriptional regulator, whose amino-acid sequence MTERDLFKGLPEFLAVARTKNFRKAAQGLGVSSVAVGATVRQLEERLASKLFHRTTRRVELTSAGLLLLERLGPLAEGLEETLKDLQDRRAELGGTLRICVQALALETVLDPALELFAARHPGVAVHAEIREGRPDLLAEGFDMGIRLGEYIQSDMLAARIPQPVNWRVVATRAYLERHGRPEVPKDVMAHHCIRRHLPGQEQPYRWEFAINSRIIELEPPGKMTVAAFSTAMRLVGAGLGLGYLTESMCRELATVADIQEVLTGYMPPPNYLYTYFSPANRENRRVRAFVECIRALDSVPSP is encoded by the coding sequence ATGACAGAGCGCGACCTGTTCAAAGGCCTGCCAGAGTTCCTTGCCGTGGCCAGGACGAAGAACTTCCGAAAGGCCGCACAAGGGCTTGGGGTCAGTTCGGTGGCGGTCGGGGCCACGGTCCGGCAGTTGGAAGAGCGGCTTGCCTCCAAGCTGTTTCACCGGACAACGCGGCGGGTGGAGCTGACATCAGCCGGGTTGCTGCTGCTGGAACGTCTTGGTCCCTTGGCCGAAGGTCTGGAGGAAACGCTGAAGGATCTGCAGGACCGCCGCGCCGAACTGGGGGGCACCTTGCGGATCTGTGTGCAGGCGCTGGCACTGGAAACCGTGCTGGATCCGGCGTTGGAACTGTTCGCGGCCCGCCATCCCGGCGTTGCGGTCCATGCCGAAATTCGCGAGGGACGCCCCGACCTGCTGGCCGAGGGCTTCGACATGGGCATCCGGCTGGGCGAGTATATTCAGAGCGACATGCTGGCCGCCCGGATTCCGCAACCCGTCAACTGGCGGGTCGTCGCGACGCGGGCCTATCTGGAGCGGCATGGCCGCCCCGAGGTGCCCAAGGATGTGATGGCGCATCACTGTATCCGCCGCCATCTTCCGGGGCAGGAACAGCCCTATCGGTGGGAATTTGCCATCAACAGCCGGATCATCGAACTCGAACCGCCGGGCAAGATGACCGTCGCGGCCTTCTCGACGGCGATGCGGCTGGTTGGGGCCGGGCTGGGCCTTGGTTATCTGACCGAGAGCATGTGCCGCGAGCTTGCCACCGTGGCGGATATTCAGGAGGTGCTGACCGGCTACATGCCGCCGCCAAACTATCTTTACACCTATTTCAGCCCCGCCAACCGCGAGAACCGCCGCGTGCGCGCCTTTGTCGAGTGCATCCGTGCGCTGGACTCCGTACCGAGCCCGTGA
- the phhA gene encoding phenylalanine 4-monooxygenase → MEGQMLKTSTYNAMPPDETGHVPYSREEDGVWRDLMARQMPAVQARMAAPYLEGLKRLSMPADRVAQCNEISASLTKATGWRVEPVPALIGFGRFFGLLAEKCFPAASFIRRREHFDYIEEPDIFHEIFGHTPLLTDPRFAAFSQAIGEAGLRAEKVDYAWLIRLYWFTIEFGLTREAGVLKGLGSGLASSIAELNWATSGQPELRPFDVLDILRTPYRIDILQPVYFVIDDLDLLFTAARRDLLADVAQARSLGLHAPKYPAKVA, encoded by the coding sequence ATGGAGGGACAGATGCTCAAGACCTCGACTTACAATGCCATGCCCCCAGATGAGACGGGTCATGTGCCCTATTCGCGTGAAGAGGATGGCGTATGGCGCGATCTGATGGCGCGACAGATGCCTGCTGTTCAGGCACGCATGGCAGCGCCCTACCTTGAAGGGTTAAAGCGGCTCTCCATGCCCGCTGACCGGGTGGCGCAATGCAACGAGATTTCGGCCAGCCTGACAAAGGCCACCGGTTGGAGGGTAGAGCCGGTCCCGGCCCTGATAGGATTCGGCCGCTTCTTCGGGCTGTTGGCCGAAAAGTGCTTTCCGGCTGCTTCCTTCATCCGGCGGCGCGAACATTTCGATTACATAGAAGAGCCTGATATTTTTCACGAGATTTTTGGCCACACGCCGCTGCTGACCGACCCTCGTTTTGCCGCTTTCAGTCAAGCGATCGGCGAGGCGGGGCTGAGGGCAGAGAAGGTAGACTACGCCTGGCTGATACGGCTTTACTGGTTCACCATCGAATTCGGGCTGACCCGCGAAGCGGGCGTCCTGAAGGGGCTCGGGTCTGGTCTTGCTTCGTCCATTGCAGAACTGAATTGGGCAACCAGTGGTCAGCCGGAACTCAGGCCCTTTGACGTGCTGGACATCCTTCGCACACCTTACCGCATAGACATCCTGCAGCCTGTCTATTTCGTCATCGACGATCTGGACTTGCTGTTCACCGCTGCGCGCCGCGATCTGCTGGCCGATGTGGCGCAAGCCCGTAGCCTAGGTCTACATGCCCCGAAATATCCCGCAAAGGTGGCTTGA
- a CDS encoding trimethylamine methyltransferase family protein, which yields MTEAPRRRRDRSPAPSRAGYGHLRHPFAPQGAFSDDEIANMHDTALKVLENLGIRILLPEARDILRAGGALVDDDTQMVRIGRDIVTAALNTAPRSIRLRAADPAHEQMFEPGAALFMAGSGCPNVTDALRGRRPGSRESFVETLRLQQSFDVIHMHGPSAEPQDVPIHQRHYALMQDQLTNCTKPLFVYARGRGQVEQSFEMIRLAHGLDEAGFNDGVWATTVINSNSPRQLDIPMARGIIDFARAGQMTLITPFCLAGAMAPVTVAGALVLQHAEALAGITLAQLARPGAPVAYGGFSSNVDMKSGSPAFGTPEHIRANLGSGQLARHIGLPWRSATGAASNTADAQGATETVNALWAAMLAQATVTVHAAGWLEGGLSFGYEKFILDVEALQTLAELCRPAAADTAALAYDAIAEVAPGGHFFAAQHTMERYQTAFYAPLVADLTNHGLWVENGALRADQRATVLWQKALADYTPPAACIGIADRLAPYVARAIEAGGMPPED from the coding sequence ATGACCGAGGCGCCTCGCCGCCGCCGTGACCGTAGCCCTGCGCCCAGCCGCGCAGGCTATGGCCATCTGCGCCACCCCTTTGCCCCGCAAGGCGCGTTTTCCGACGACGAAATCGCCAACATGCACGACACCGCCCTGAAGGTGCTGGAAAATCTGGGCATCCGAATCCTGCTGCCCGAAGCCCGCGATATCCTGCGGGCAGGCGGTGCCTTAGTGGATGATGACACCCAAATGGTCCGCATTGGGCGCGACATCGTGACGGCGGCCCTTAACACCGCGCCACGTTCGATCCGCCTGCGCGCCGCCGATCCCGCGCATGAACAGATGTTCGAGCCGGGCGCCGCTCTGTTCATGGCGGGGTCAGGCTGCCCCAATGTGACCGACGCTTTGCGCGGCCGTCGTCCGGGCAGCCGGGAAAGCTTTGTCGAAACCTTGCGCCTGCAGCAAAGTTTTGATGTCATCCATATGCACGGACCATCCGCCGAGCCGCAGGATGTGCCGATCCACCAGCGCCACTATGCGCTGATGCAGGATCAATTGACCAACTGCACCAAACCTCTGTTCGTCTATGCCCGTGGACGCGGGCAGGTTGAACAATCGTTCGAAATGATCCGGCTGGCGCATGGGCTGGATGAGGCAGGCTTTAACGACGGTGTCTGGGCCACGACGGTCATCAATTCCAACTCGCCCCGCCAACTGGATATTCCAATGGCGCGTGGGATCATCGATTTTGCTCGCGCCGGACAAATGACTCTGATTACGCCCTTCTGCCTTGCGGGGGCCATGGCACCGGTGACCGTGGCGGGGGCGCTGGTCCTGCAACATGCCGAGGCGCTGGCGGGCATCACCTTGGCACAATTGGCCCGCCCCGGCGCGCCGGTTGCCTATGGCGGGTTTTCGTCGAACGTCGACATGAAGTCTGGCTCTCCGGCCTTCGGGACACCCGAACATATCCGCGCAAACTTGGGCTCTGGCCAGCTGGCGCGTCACATCGGCCTGCCCTGGCGCTCGGCCACCGGCGCGGCCTCGAACACCGCCGACGCCCAAGGCGCCACCGAAACCGTCAACGCACTGTGGGCGGCGATGCTGGCGCAGGCAACCGTCACCGTCCATGCGGCGGGCTGGCTGGAGGGCGGTCTATCCTTTGGCTATGAGAAATTCATTCTGGACGTCGAAGCGTTGCAGACCCTTGCCGAACTGTGCCGCCCCGCCGCAGCAGACACCGCAGCCTTGGCCTATGACGCAATAGCCGAGGTAGCCCCCGGTGGGCATTTCTTTGCCGCACAACACACGATGGAACGCTATCAGACGGCTTTCTACGCGCCACTTGTTGCAGACCTGACGAACCACGGACTTTGGGTGGAAAACGGCGCATTGCGTGCCGATCAGCGGGCTACAGTCCTGTGGCAGAAGGCGTTGGCTGACTACACGCCCCCCGCCGCCTGCATCGGGATCGCTGACCGCCTTGCCCCTTATGTCGCGCGGGCGATAGAAGCAGGCGGCATGCCACCCGAGGATTGA
- a CDS encoding 4a-hydroxytetrahydrobiopterin dehydratase, which translates to MSVCDLTNRDCGPCKGEGTTLGDPAELMVSLHADWRLDGTRLLRRYAFKGFAKAVQMANLAAWLGERLGHHPDVSFGWGWCEVAFTSHELGGLTENDFIAAARLDSITD; encoded by the coding sequence ATGAGTGTCTGCGATCTGACCAACCGCGATTGCGGGCCCTGCAAGGGCGAAGGAACCACGCTTGGCGATCCCGCCGAGCTGATGGTGTCGCTTCATGCCGACTGGCGGCTGGATGGCACTCGGCTTTTGCGTCGCTATGCCTTCAAGGGCTTTGCCAAGGCCGTTCAGATGGCAAATCTTGCCGCTTGGTTGGGTGAGCGCTTGGGGCATCATCCTGATGTCAGCTTTGGTTGGGGCTGGTGCGAAGTGGCCTTCACCAGCCACGAACTCGGCGGCTTGACCGAAAATGATTTCATTGCTGCCGCCAGGTTGGATTCGATCACCGACTGA
- a CDS encoding TetR/AcrR family transcriptional regulator codes for MAEAPVSTTRDDWINAALTILIEKGAGEVKILALAERLGCSRSNFYWFFKDRDALLAELLARWQSKNTAAIVDRATRPATRISQGVLNIFDCWADAKLFDARLDFAMREWARRSDAVAEEVANADTLRLQAIAALFARFGANPTQAIVRARTLYFMQLGYYAVEIQETAQERMALLPDYIEAFCGETPDPEDTRKFKLRIFGDGPHV; via the coding sequence ATGGCCGAAGCGCCCGTAAGCACCACCCGTGACGACTGGATCAACGCCGCCCTGACGATCCTGATCGAAAAGGGCGCCGGCGAGGTGAAAATCCTGGCGCTGGCCGAGCGACTGGGCTGTTCTCGGTCAAACTTCTACTGGTTCTTCAAGGACCGTGACGCGCTTCTTGCCGAACTTCTGGCGCGTTGGCAGTCCAAGAACACCGCCGCGATCGTCGATCGGGCCACGCGCCCTGCAACAAGGATTTCGCAAGGCGTTCTAAACATCTTCGACTGTTGGGCAGACGCGAAGCTATTCGATGCAAGGCTGGATTTTGCCATGCGTGAATGGGCGCGCCGGTCGGATGCTGTCGCTGAAGAGGTCGCAAATGCCGACACCCTTCGTCTGCAGGCAATCGCCGCACTCTTCGCCCGCTTTGGAGCCAACCCGACGCAAGCCATCGTCCGCGCCCGGACACTCTATTTCATGCAACTCGGTTACTACGCGGTCGAAATCCAGGAAACTGCTCAGGAACGCATGGCCTTGCTGCCGGATTACATCGAGGCCTTTTGTGGCGAGACGCCGGATCCAGAGGATACGCGCAAGTTCAAGCTGCGCATTTTTGGTGATGGCCCACACGTGTAA
- a CDS encoding relaxase/mobilization nuclease domain-containing protein has product MELLTLQRSKAPDAVGKLWRCSASLRNLRRARAVVKLGSRPVGLAEAVLGEINVLRPQRGGVKAGNAAPKHGFSFSSRASQLWRFSLGSSAAVLKKIGKGGTANAKELAAQMDYLFSKSASIFGNGVVLDADAKGLTKDERNEIVGDWVEDWRGAPKNGHTTHLLMSFPSHVRPEKAKLIAEAWAFEMFQSGAHQDDVWAYVAALHSDKAHPHVHMVVNNRGTVKDSWFYMAKEHAFNLEVMKARMVAIAAEEGVFLDATSRAERGLLTYGPSRAEIERARVEGRAPGERPREGKALEDALVTMARTADAMRSLQHVAALTGLPEIGEKIARAEEALRRGGVLQPFPGDVATAERADLDRHFSGWMADAEGKIRKMPVAERKDMRDELYGYAIDIAKGLGDARGAQLLQMLPQTKLYATGLEGDRLIQGREAFDLQPGATDRLKSDIVGKAVGLGLSGDRVAERLETGAANAWEERHWVRSDLATLSGRRRADLRTPDQSRTVVGDLEGFYQAAAKLIEHARAHEVVPDNARLLRALGSMGRIMQADGKVEFRGDAHVEQFTDELRQRYGKGIVAELASGRTDALTGDFEDADQRKWIARAVVSAAKSHVAFGLTLKEARHAERSLPDRIDRQAKTDWEW; this is encoded by the coding sequence ATGGAATTGCTGACCCTGCAGCGCAGCAAGGCGCCGGATGCCGTCGGCAAGCTGTGGCGCTGTTCCGCAAGTTTGCGGAACCTCAGGAGGGCGCGCGCCGTGGTTAAGCTTGGATCGCGTCCCGTCGGGTTGGCAGAGGCTGTTCTCGGCGAGATCAACGTCCTGCGGCCTCAGCGGGGCGGGGTGAAGGCGGGCAACGCCGCGCCCAAACACGGGTTCAGCTTTTCGAGCCGGGCCAGCCAGCTGTGGCGGTTCTCGCTGGGCTCAAGCGCGGCGGTGCTCAAGAAGATCGGCAAGGGCGGGACGGCCAACGCCAAAGAGCTGGCGGCGCAGATGGACTATCTGTTTTCGAAGTCGGCCTCGATCTTCGGCAACGGGGTCGTGCTGGATGCCGACGCCAAGGGGCTGACGAAGGACGAGCGCAACGAAATTGTGGGGGACTGGGTCGAGGACTGGCGTGGCGCGCCCAAGAACGGCCACACCACCCATCTGCTGATGAGCTTCCCGTCGCATGTGCGACCGGAGAAGGCAAAGCTGATCGCCGAGGCCTGGGCCTTCGAGATGTTCCAGTCGGGCGCGCATCAGGATGATGTCTGGGCCTATGTCGCGGCCCTGCACAGCGACAAGGCGCATCCGCATGTCCACATGGTCGTCAACAACCGGGGCACGGTGAAGGACAGCTGGTTCTACATGGCCAAGGAGCATGCCTTCAACCTGGAGGTCATGAAGGCGCGCATGGTGGCGATCGCGGCCGAGGAGGGCGTGTTTCTCGATGCCACCTCGCGGGCCGAGCGCGGCTTGCTGACTTATGGGCCGTCGCGCGCAGAAATCGAACGGGCCCGCGTTGAAGGCCGAGCGCCCGGGGAACGGCCGCGCGAGGGCAAGGCTCTGGAGGATGCCTTGGTCACAATGGCGCGCACGGCGGATGCGATGCGCAGCTTGCAACATGTGGCGGCCCTGACGGGTCTGCCGGAGATTGGCGAGAAGATCGCCAGGGCGGAAGAGGCCCTGCGGCGGGGTGGGGTGTTGCAGCCGTTTCCGGGTGATGTGGCGACAGCGGAGCGGGCCGATCTGGACCGGCATTTCAGCGGCTGGATGGCAGATGCCGAGGGCAAGATCCGGAAGATGCCTGTCGCTGAGCGCAAGGATATGCGGGACGAGCTTTATGGCTATGCCATCGACATCGCCAAGGGGTTGGGCGACGCTCGTGGGGCGCAGCTGTTGCAGATGCTGCCACAGACCAAACTTTACGCAACGGGTCTTGAAGGTGACCGGCTGATACAGGGAAGGGAGGCTTTTGATCTGCAGCCAGGGGCCACGGATCGGCTGAAATCGGACATTGTCGGCAAAGCGGTGGGCTTGGGTCTCAGCGGTGACCGGGTGGCCGAGCGGCTGGAAACCGGTGCCGCCAATGCCTGGGAAGAACGCCACTGGGTGCGCAGTGACTTGGCAACCCTGTCCGGGCGGCGGCGTGCCGACCTTCGCACCCCGGATCAAAGCCGGACGGTCGTGGGTGATCTCGAAGGCTTCTATCAAGCGGCGGCCAAGTTGATTGAGCATGCCCGCGCGCACGAGGTGGTGCCGGACAATGCGCGGTTGCTGCGCGCCCTCGGGTCGATGGGCCGTATCATGCAAGCGGATGGCAAGGTCGAGTTCCGGGGAGATGCCCATGTGGAGCAGTTCACCGATGAGCTGCGGCAGCGGTATGGCAAAGGGATTGTGGCTGAGCTCGCCAGCGGGCGGACGGATGCGCTGACTGGTGATTTCGAGGATGCGGACCAGCGGAAGTGGATCGCGCGGGCAGTCGTCTCGGCGGCAAAGTCGCATGTGGCGTTCGGGCTGACGCTCAAAGAGGCACGGCACGCTGAGCGAAGTTTGCCAGACCGAATTGATCGCCAAGCTAAAACGGACTGGGAGTGGTGA